One part of the Halopenitus persicus genome encodes these proteins:
- the cyaB gene encoding class IV adenylate cyclase — protein sequence MYEVELKVAADVAAVRDRLASTDADRLETIRQVDTYYDAPDRDFAATDEALRVRVERPIEATGEDGDDDEQGGEGGEHETDDDVPAARTKVTYKGPLVDEASKTREERETVVADGEEMAAILDGLGYTPAATVEKRREFYRIDGYTLTLDRVDDVGEFVEIERDVETVDGIEAARDRARKLLRELGLDPDDQIRTSYLGLLLAADV from the coding sequence ATGTACGAGGTCGAGCTGAAGGTCGCCGCCGACGTCGCCGCCGTTCGTGACCGGCTCGCGTCGACCGACGCCGATCGGCTGGAGACGATCCGGCAGGTCGACACCTACTACGACGCGCCCGACCGCGATTTCGCCGCCACCGACGAGGCGCTTCGCGTCCGGGTCGAGCGTCCGATCGAGGCGACTGGCGAGGACGGAGACGACGACGAGCAAGGGGGCGAGGGCGGCGAGCACGAGACGGACGACGACGTCCCGGCGGCGCGGACGAAGGTGACGTATAAGGGACCGCTCGTCGACGAGGCGTCGAAGACGCGCGAGGAACGCGAGACGGTCGTCGCCGACGGCGAGGAGATGGCGGCGATCCTCGACGGGCTCGGGTATACGCCGGCCGCGACCGTCGAGAAACGCCGCGAGTTCTATCGGATCGACGGATACACCCTCACGCTGGACCGGGTCGACGACGTCGGCGAGTTCGTCGAGATCGAACGCGACGTCGAGACCGTCGACGGGATCGAGGCCGCCCGCGACCGCGCCCGCAAGCTGCTTCGGGAACTCGGGTTGGATCCGGACGACCAGATCAGGACCTCCTACCTCGGGCTGTTGCTCGCGGCGGACGTCTAA
- a CDS encoding FKBP-type peptidyl-prolyl cis-trans isomerase encodes MSDQEQADAAADASEADSEETEDAATGLQDGDFVRIAYTIRTADDGQVIDTTDEDVAEEAEIDTEEYDFEPRIIAIGAGHVFASVEDALIGAEAGDEGTVDVPADEAFGEYDPEEVETVKADKIGEDERYPGAQIQIDGRQGRLETIIGGRARVDFNHPLAGEDLEYEYEILEVIEDRTEKATGMLGMYLQEEPEVRIETVTETEEVPAEDDDEEPETEEVEKDVLYIEASPGMQMNQQWMFQKQQVAQDLMDRLDLDRVVIEEVIEGGGMGGLGGMMGGMGAGGAGDIEDALEDVDVDADDLADELEDLEEE; translated from the coding sequence ATGAGTGACCAAGAGCAGGCCGACGCGGCCGCGGACGCCAGCGAGGCCGACAGCGAGGAGACCGAAGACGCAGCCACGGGACTTCAGGACGGCGATTTCGTCCGTATCGCCTACACGATCCGCACCGCCGATGACGGTCAGGTCATCGATACGACCGACGAGGACGTCGCCGAGGAGGCCGAGATCGACACCGAGGAGTACGATTTCGAGCCGCGCATCATCGCGATCGGCGCGGGCCACGTCTTCGCCAGCGTCGAGGACGCGCTCATCGGCGCTGAGGCCGGCGACGAGGGGACCGTCGACGTGCCCGCCGACGAGGCGTTCGGCGAGTACGACCCCGAGGAGGTCGAGACGGTGAAGGCCGACAAGATCGGCGAGGACGAGCGATACCCCGGTGCCCAGATCCAGATCGACGGCCGCCAGGGCCGCCTCGAGACGATCATCGGCGGCCGCGCGCGGGTCGACTTCAACCACCCGCTAGCCGGCGAGGACCTGGAGTACGAGTACGAGATCCTCGAGGTCATCGAGGACCGCACGGAGAAGGCCACCGGAATGCTCGGGATGTACCTCCAGGAGGAGCCCGAGGTCCGGATCGAGACGGTCACCGAGACCGAGGAGGTCCCGGCCGAGGACGACGACGAGGAGCCCGAGACCGAGGAGGTCGAGAAGGACGTCCTCTACATCGAGGCCTCCCCCGGAATGCAGATGAACCAGCAGTGGATGTTCCAGAAGCAGCAGGTCGCCCAGGACCTGATGGACCGGCTGGACCTCGACCGCGTCGTCATCGAGGAGGTCATCGAGGGCGGCGGGATGGGCGGTCTCGGCGGGATGATGGGCGGTATGGGCGCCGGCGGCGCCGGCGACATCGAGGACGCCCTCGAGGACGTCGACGTCGACGCCGACGATCTGGCCGACGAGCTCGAGGACCTCGAAGAGGAGTAA
- a CDS encoding sodium:calcium antiporter, with amino-acid sequence MTLGGLLPATPAVDVAVIAVATAIVWVASGWLEEAAEALSGYYGLPAVVQGSIVVAVGSSFPEFASVVVTAFAGVFEMGVGAIVGSAIFNVLVIPALSSLATDEDLDTNRAIVYKEAQFYMIAISALVVTFALAVIYVPVPEAPSLIGEITRPLAAIPLGLYALYLFIQWQDVGDHDAGDRPTGIAVGREWARLAGGLLGILIAVEALVGGVESLSTTFGIPEFLAGVTIVAAATSLPDALVSIRSATDEKGITSLGNVLGSNTFDLLVAIPVGVLLVGSVPVNFAVAAPLFGVLTLATVVLFAFLRTGLTLTAIESYALLAIYTLFIAWMVTETIGVTGLIRLG; translated from the coding sequence ATGACGCTCGGCGGCCTCCTTCCCGCGACGCCCGCCGTCGACGTCGCGGTGATCGCGGTCGCGACCGCGATCGTCTGGGTCGCCAGCGGCTGGCTCGAGGAGGCGGCGGAGGCGCTCTCCGGGTATTACGGGCTGCCGGCAGTCGTCCAGGGTTCGATCGTCGTCGCCGTCGGGTCGAGCTTTCCCGAGTTCGCGAGCGTCGTGGTGACCGCCTTCGCCGGCGTCTTCGAGATGGGCGTCGGGGCGATCGTCGGATCGGCCATCTTCAACGTCCTCGTGATCCCGGCGCTGTCGTCGCTCGCGACCGACGAGGACCTGGATACCAATCGGGCGATCGTCTACAAGGAGGCGCAGTTTTATATGATCGCCATCTCCGCGCTCGTCGTGACCTTCGCGCTCGCGGTGATCTACGTGCCCGTTCCGGAGGCTCCGTCGCTCATCGGGGAGATAACCCGCCCGCTGGCGGCGATCCCGCTGGGTCTCTACGCCCTGTACCTGTTCATCCAGTGGCAGGACGTCGGCGACCACGACGCCGGGGACCGGCCGACCGGGATCGCGGTCGGTCGCGAATGGGCACGCCTTGCCGGCGGCCTCCTCGGCATCCTGATCGCCGTGGAGGCGCTCGTCGGCGGCGTCGAGTCGCTCTCGACGACCTTCGGCATCCCGGAGTTCCTCGCGGGCGTGACGATCGTCGCGGCCGCAACGAGCCTCCCCGACGCGCTGGTGAGCATCCGGTCCGCGACCGACGAGAAGGGGATCACCAGTCTCGGCAACGTCCTCGGGTCCAACACGTTCGACCTCCTCGTCGCGATCCCGGTCGGCGTTCTGCTCGTCGGGAGCGTCCCCGTGAACTTCGCGGTGGCCGCGCCGCTGTTCGGCGTGTTGACTCTCGCGACCGTCGTCCTGTTCGCGTTCCTTCGGACCGGACTCACGCTGACGGCGATCGAATCCTACGCCCTGCTTGCGATCTATACGCTGTTCATTGCGTGGATGGTGACCGAGACGATCGGCGTCACCGGACTCATTCGCCTCGGGTAA
- a CDS encoding RAD55 family ATPase: MARLPTGISVLDRQLGGGIPSGSIVALTASPASQVELFLYELTAARGTLYLTTIRSEEAVRDGIDRSTTRVGDPTIRDIGGDTALDLDHANDLIATLPEEANLIVDAVDPLERHDTARYRRFLNTLQTHMTNTGSVAVLHAMKGRDVPANRDLTEHVADVVFDLHTEVTANEVINRLAVPKFRGGAALEEPVKLKLAESVTIDTSRDIA; encoded by the coding sequence ATGGCGCGGCTTCCGACCGGGATATCGGTCCTCGATCGCCAACTCGGCGGCGGCATCCCGAGCGGCAGCATCGTCGCGCTGACCGCGTCGCCGGCGAGCCAGGTCGAGCTGTTCCTCTACGAGCTCACGGCCGCCCGCGGCACGTTGTACCTCACGACCATCCGGTCCGAGGAGGCCGTCCGGGACGGGATCGACCGGTCCACGACGCGGGTCGGCGACCCGACGATCCGTGACATCGGCGGTGACACCGCCCTGGATCTCGACCACGCCAACGATCTGATCGCGACGCTTCCGGAGGAGGCGAACCTCATCGTCGACGCCGTGGATCCGCTCGAACGCCACGATACCGCCCGCTACCGGCGGTTCCTCAACACCCTCCAGACCCACATGACCAACACGGGCAGCGTCGCCGTGCTCCACGCGATGAAGGGACGGGACGTTCCGGCGAACCGCGATCTCACCGAGCACGTCGCGGACGTCGTCTTCGACCTCCACACCGAGGTCACCGCCAACGAGGTCATCAACCGCCTCGCAGTGCCGAAGTTCCGCGGCGGGGCTGCCCTCGAGGAGCCGGTGAAGCTCAAGCTCGCGGAGTCGGTCACCATCGACACGAGCCGCGACATCGCCTAG
- a CDS encoding nucleotide-binding protein — MIAVAGGKGGCGKTTTTLGLARALPGTVRAIEGDWDLPNLHALAGTPREPPRTPRDASNRTAAVGHRVDGDVRVVPPPIDPADADPYCHLDRLREPRGESIAATLVDCPSGAGPDAAAPLSVADRTLLVTTLSPPALRDTAKTAAMARELDARPIGVVVTRTEPVPDGVAAFLSTPVLGTVPAVRPPVVSDPRVRTAYRDVAAALRRSTGGDGTAAGPAGERTPASKNGRRTPKAGNGRKTLRAGSGRKAAETNRPTPDGRTADVDPANWSYPR; from the coding sequence ATGATCGCGGTCGCCGGCGGAAAGGGCGGATGTGGAAAGACGACGACCACCCTCGGGCTCGCGCGGGCGCTCCCCGGAACGGTCCGTGCGATCGAGGGCGACTGGGACCTTCCCAACCTCCACGCGCTCGCCGGAACGCCACGGGAACCACCACGAACGCCACGAGACGCATCGAACCGCACCGCGGCCGTCGGCCACCGAGTCGACGGCGACGTTCGAGTCGTCCCACCGCCGATCGACCCAGCCGACGCGGACCCGTATTGCCACCTCGATCGACTCCGTGAGCCACGCGGCGAGTCGATCGCCGCGACGCTCGTCGACTGCCCCTCCGGAGCCGGCCCCGACGCGGCCGCGCCGCTGTCGGTCGCCGACCGAACCCTGCTCGTGACGACGCTCTCCCCGCCCGCGCTTCGGGACACTGCCAAGACAGCGGCGATGGCGCGGGAGCTCGACGCCCGGCCGATCGGGGTCGTCGTGACGCGGACCGAACCCGTCCCCGACGGGGTCGCCGCGTTCCTGTCGACGCCCGTCCTCGGCACCGTTCCGGCCGTGCGTCCGCCGGTCGTGTCCGATCCCCGCGTGCGTACCGCTTACCGGGACGTTGCCGCGGCGCTCCGACGGTCGACCGGGGGCGATGGAACCGCCGCGGGACCGGCGGGTGAGAGGACGCCGGCATCGAAGAACGGGCGAAGGACGCCGAAAGCCGGGAACGGGCGAAAAACGTTGAGAGCCGGGAGCGGACGAAAGGCGGCTGAAACGAACCGACCGACGCCCGACGGACGCACGGCTGACGTCGACCCGGCAAACTGGTCATATCCCCGATAG
- a CDS encoding YlbF family regulator codes for MSAEAITVEDLGRQLGDRITQLSEYERFEEARTAVENDDAVQEKIDEFEGLRQEFMAAQQTGQATQTGLNEVQRVQEELHSMPKMAEYLDAQEALTDRLEAVNQAISEPLSVDFGGEAGGCCHD; via the coding sequence ATGAGTGCCGAAGCGATCACCGTCGAGGACCTCGGCCGACAGCTCGGCGACCGGATCACCCAGCTCTCCGAGTACGAACGGTTCGAGGAGGCCAGGACGGCGGTCGAGAACGACGACGCGGTCCAGGAGAAGATCGACGAGTTCGAGGGGCTCCGCCAGGAGTTCATGGCCGCCCAACAGACGGGGCAAGCGACCCAGACCGGGCTCAACGAGGTCCAGCGCGTCCAGGAGGAGCTCCACTCGATGCCGAAGATGGCGGAGTACCTCGATGCCCAGGAGGCGCTGACCGATCGGCTCGAGGCCGTCAACCAAGCGATCTCGGAGCCGCTCTCCGTCGACTTCGGCGGCGAGGCCGGCGGCTGTTGTCACGACTAG
- a CDS encoding alpha/beta hydrolase, with amino-acid sequence MSEIPLEHVHVAPDDDPAGKPAVFVLHGRGADERDLLPIANELGDDVHVVSLRAPDPLQGGYTWYELDLSGGGLHQSQPDPADFRRSLDLVAESISAAVDAYELDPDGLGLLGFSQGAITSLSLVLESPETVAWVVGLHGYLPDSHVDLDPEGIVDKPVFIGGGTGDRVIPIDRVEGAAERFEALGADVTYETYPVGHGVGPDELADVVAFVDAHR; translated from the coding sequence ATGAGCGAGATCCCGCTCGAGCACGTCCACGTGGCGCCCGATGACGACCCGGCCGGAAAGCCGGCGGTCTTCGTCCTGCACGGACGCGGCGCCGACGAACGGGACCTCCTGCCCATCGCGAACGAGCTCGGCGACGACGTCCACGTCGTCAGCCTCCGGGCTCCCGACCCGCTTCAGGGCGGCTACACGTGGTACGAGCTCGACCTCTCCGGCGGCGGGCTCCATCAGAGCCAGCCGGATCCGGCGGACTTCCGGCGGAGCCTCGATCTGGTCGCCGAGAGCATATCAGCGGCAGTCGACGCCTACGAGCTCGACCCGGACGGGCTGGGACTGCTCGGGTTCAGCCAGGGCGCGATCACGAGCCTGAGCCTGGTGCTCGAGTCGCCCGAGACCGTCGCGTGGGTCGTCGGGCTGCACGGCTACCTTCCCGACTCCCACGTCGACCTGGACCCGGAGGGGATCGTGGACAAACCCGTCTTCATCGGCGGCGGGACGGGTGACCGCGTCATCCCGATCGACCGCGTTGAGGGAGCCGCCGAGCGGTTCGAAGCACTCGGCGCCGACGTCACCTACGAGACGTATCCGGTCGGTCACGGCGTCGGCCCCGACGAGCTTGCCGACGTGGTCGCCTTCGTCGACGCACATCGGTGA
- the dph2 gene encoding diphthamide biosynthesis enzyme Dph2, whose amino-acid sequence MSGGSTEGDLTRTGMALKHDREWDYELERVIDAIEERDASTVGLQFPEGLKRRGPKVADDLRERAPDDVTFMLSGQPCYGACDLDTFLMRRTDVFVHFGHTPMKESDKIIYVPLFSNVDPFPIMEESLDELADPAEDPDVGLVTTAQHMNRFDEMTEWLEKRDYEVHTRRGDDRLTKEGQVLGCNYASADIDADQVLYVGGGKFHPVGLAMEHPDKNVVIADPVNNVVTLADHEKFLKQRYGAVHRAMDAETWGVIFCTKIGQGRWEQAEEILENNDDAYLITMDEVTPDRLRNFDMDAFVNTGCPRITTDDGPQFHKPMLTPGEYEAAVGQRPLEDIEFDTFHDTW is encoded by the coding sequence ATGAGCGGCGGGTCAACGGAGGGCGATCTCACGCGGACGGGAATGGCCCTCAAACACGACCGGGAGTGGGACTACGAGCTGGAGCGCGTCATCGACGCGATCGAGGAGCGGGACGCCTCGACCGTCGGATTGCAGTTCCCCGAGGGACTCAAGCGACGCGGCCCGAAGGTCGCCGACGACCTTCGCGAGCGCGCGCCCGACGACGTCACGTTTATGCTCTCCGGGCAGCCCTGCTACGGCGCCTGCGATCTCGACACCTTCCTGATGCGGCGAACCGACGTCTTCGTCCACTTCGGCCACACGCCGATGAAGGAGTCCGACAAGATCATCTACGTCCCGCTCTTCTCGAACGTCGACCCGTTCCCGATCATGGAGGAGTCGCTCGACGAGCTCGCCGACCCCGCGGAGGACCCCGACGTCGGGCTCGTCACGACCGCCCAGCACATGAACCGGTTCGACGAGATGACCGAGTGGCTCGAGAAGCGCGACTACGAGGTCCACACGCGCCGCGGCGACGACCGGCTCACCAAGGAGGGACAGGTACTCGGCTGCAACTACGCCTCGGCCGACATCGACGCCGACCAGGTGCTGTACGTCGGCGGCGGGAAGTTCCATCCGGTCGGGCTCGCGATGGAACACCCCGACAAGAACGTCGTGATCGCCGACCCGGTCAACAACGTCGTGACGCTCGCCGACCACGAGAAGTTCCTCAAACAGCGATACGGTGCCGTCCACCGGGCGATGGATGCCGAGACGTGGGGCGTCATCTTCTGTACCAAGATCGGACAGGGCCGCTGGGAGCAGGCGGAGGAGATCCTCGAGAACAACGACGACGCCTACCTCATCACGATGGACGAGGTCACCCCGGATCGGCTCCGAAACTTCGACATGGACGCGTTCGTCAACACGGGCTGTCCCCGGATCACGACCGACGACGGGCCGCAGTTCCACAAGCCGATGTTGACGCCCGGCGAGTACGAGGCCGCGGTCGGCCAGCGACCCCTCGAGGACATCGAGTTCGACACGTTCCACGACACCTGGTAG
- a CDS encoding TIGR00725 family protein — protein MRVSVIGGSSIDDTEARIAEAVGRELADRGHTVVCGGLGGTMAAVCRGARTVDDPADTIGILPGERRSAANRFVTVPIATGLGHARNALVIQNGDAVIALSGGAGTLSEIGMAGVYDRPIAGLGTHDLDGIEALERFEPVATPNEAVTAVESAVDDDRN, from the coding sequence ATGCGCGTCAGCGTCATCGGCGGGAGTTCGATCGACGACACGGAAGCGCGGATCGCCGAGGCGGTCGGCCGCGAACTAGCTGACCGTGGCCACACGGTCGTCTGTGGCGGCCTCGGCGGCACGATGGCGGCCGTCTGCCGGGGAGCCCGGACCGTCGACGATCCGGCCGACACGATCGGGATCCTCCCCGGAGAGCGCCGGTCGGCAGCGAACCGGTTCGTCACGGTCCCGATCGCGACCGGACTCGGCCACGCGCGGAACGCGCTCGTGATACAGAACGGCGACGCCGTGATCGCGCTTTCGGGCGGTGCCGGGACGCTCTCGGAGATCGGGATGGCAGGAGTCTACGACCGGCCGATAGCCGGACTCGGAACGCACGATCTCGACGGGATCGAGGCGCTCGAACGGTTCGAGCCGGTGGCAACGCCGAACGAAGCGGTCACGGCCGTTGAGTCGGCAGTCGACGATGATCGAAACTGA
- a CDS encoding DUF5798 family protein — MGLGGTAKKVQTLAEKAEQTYQRLNELREEVEKTQETVTETGDRVRQLETEMAEQRAVLDAVAEEVGVDLEAVSTDVHITEAESDDETDGDESDHDADGGADTDDSDDESATGSDGGN; from the coding sequence ATGGGACTCGGCGGTACGGCCAAGAAGGTCCAGACGCTCGCGGAGAAGGCCGAACAGACATATCAGCGACTCAACGAGCTGCGCGAGGAGGTCGAAAAGACCCAGGAGACGGTCACCGAGACCGGCGACCGGGTCCGCCAGCTCGAGACCGAGATGGCCGAACAGCGCGCGGTGCTCGACGCGGTCGCCGAGGAGGTCGGCGTCGACCTCGAGGCGGTCAGCACCGACGTGCACATCACCGAGGCCGAATCGGACGACGAGACGGACGGTGACGAGAGCGATCACGATGCGGACGGCGGCGCCGACACGGACGACAGCGACGACGAGTCCGCGACCGGCTCCGACGGCGGGAACTGA
- a CDS encoding AsnC family transcriptional regulator, whose amino-acid sequence MRTLDDTDREILALLSEDARRPFSDIADRVDLSAPAVSDRVDRLEEIGVIEGFTLRVDPGTLSSGVAVLVRIDLPLSAVDDAYGALRKHDRVDHAFKTADGEVVCTATLDPAAVGDLLADVLEDPDAARDVSVRLLESHAWDSTVGPDVDLAIDCVECGNSVTEEGESARIDGTLYHFCCGSCLSRFQDRYDRIEEGA is encoded by the coding sequence ATGAGAACCCTCGACGACACCGACCGCGAGATCCTCGCGCTGTTGAGCGAGGACGCTAGACGCCCCTTCAGCGACATCGCCGATCGGGTCGACCTCTCGGCCCCCGCGGTCTCGGACCGCGTCGACCGGCTCGAGGAGATCGGCGTGATCGAGGGGTTCACGCTCCGGGTCGATCCCGGGACGCTCTCGAGCGGCGTCGCCGTCCTCGTTCGGATCGACCTGCCGCTCTCGGCGGTCGACGACGCCTACGGCGCCCTCCGTAAGCACGACCGCGTCGACCACGCATTTAAGACGGCTGACGGCGAGGTCGTCTGCACGGCGACGCTCGACCCGGCAGCCGTCGGCGACCTGCTCGCGGACGTCCTCGAGGACCCCGACGCGGCCAGGGACGTCTCGGTCCGGTTGCTCGAGTCCCACGCGTGGGACTCGACTGTCGGGCCGGACGTCGATCTCGCGATCGACTGCGTGGAGTGCGGCAACTCCGTGACCGAGGAGGGCGAGTCAGCCCGCATCGACGGCACGCTGTATCACTTCTGTTGTGGCTCCTGTCTCTCGCGGTTCCAGGACCGATACGACCGGATCGAGGAGGGCGCGTGA
- a CDS encoding heavy-metal-associated domain-containing protein codes for MTEYTVSGMSCGGCETAVVEALSEVPGVEDATADHEAGIVTVSGDAGTEAVVAAIGDAGYEVIDA; via the coding sequence ATGACTGAATACACGGTGTCCGGAATGTCCTGTGGCGGATGCGAGACCGCGGTCGTCGAGGCGCTCTCGGAGGTTCCCGGCGTCGAGGACGCAACCGCGGACCACGAGGCCGGGATCGTCACGGTCTCCGGCGACGCCGGGACCGAGGCCGTCGTGGCCGCGATCGGCGACGCGGGATATGAGGTCATCGACGCCTGA
- a CDS encoding thiolase family protein: MDRVAIIGASMTQFGERDGWVLDLLAEAGMACLADAGVDASELDHLYVSNMASGEFEGQTGIPNALAHDLAATPAYTARIDQTSSSGGAGVYAAWQSVASGASDLTMLVGGEKMTHRSTAEATDVIASLTHPAEYKHGVTLPSFAGLTARLYLETYDAPRESLGKVAVKNHRNGVDNPHAQFRKEVDLETVLDSPIVADPLRLYDFCPITDGSAALLLCPESVAEEYVPADEYVTIAGIGGATDTHVVHERADPTTMGGVVDSSEIAYEMAGIGPEDVDVAELHDMFTILEFLQSEDLGFFEKGEGWQAVEEGVTDRDGELPINTSGGLKSKGHPLGASGVAQVYEIFAQLTGQAGARQVEADVGLACNVGGFGNCVTTTVMEAGR, from the coding sequence ATGGACCGTGTCGCGATCATCGGCGCGTCGATGACGCAGTTCGGCGAGCGTGACGGCTGGGTGCTCGATCTCCTCGCGGAGGCGGGTATGGCCTGCCTCGCGGACGCGGGCGTCGACGCGAGCGAGCTCGACCACCTCTACGTATCGAACATGGCGAGCGGCGAGTTCGAGGGCCAGACGGGGATCCCGAACGCGCTGGCCCACGACCTGGCCGCCACGCCCGCCTACACCGCCCGCATCGACCAGACCTCCTCATCGGGCGGCGCGGGCGTCTACGCCGCCTGGCAGTCGGTCGCCTCCGGCGCCTCGGATCTGACGATGCTCGTCGGCGGCGAGAAGATGACCCACCGGAGCACGGCCGAGGCGACGGACGTGATCGCCTCGCTCACGCACCCGGCCGAGTACAAACACGGGGTGACGCTCCCCTCGTTCGCGGGACTCACCGCCAGGCTCTACCTCGAGACCTACGACGCGCCCCGCGAGTCGCTGGGCAAGGTCGCGGTGAAGAACCACCGCAACGGCGTCGATAACCCCCACGCGCAGTTCCGCAAGGAGGTCGACTTGGAGACCGTCCTCGACTCCCCGATCGTCGCCGACCCGCTGCGCCTGTACGACTTCTGTCCGATCACGGACGGGTCGGCCGCGCTTCTCCTTTGTCCGGAATCGGTCGCCGAGGAGTACGTTCCCGCCGACGAGTACGTCACCATCGCGGGGATCGGCGGCGCCACGGACACCCACGTCGTCCACGAGCGCGCGGACCCGACGACGATGGGCGGCGTCGTCGACTCGAGCGAGATCGCCTACGAGATGGCCGGAATCGGCCCGGAAGACGTCGACGTCGCCGAACTGCACGATATGTTCACGATCCTGGAGTTCCTCCAGTCCGAGGATCTGGGCTTCTTCGAGAAGGGCGAGGGATGGCAGGCCGTCGAGGAGGGCGTCACCGACCGGGACGGCGAGCTGCCGATCAACACCTCCGGCGGGTTGAAATCGAAGGGGCACCCGCTCGGCGCCTCCGGCGTCGCGCAGGTCTACGAGATATTCGCCCAGCTGACCGGACAGGCCGGCGCACGGCAGGTCGAGGCGGACGTGGGGCTCGCCTGCAACGTCGGGGGATTCGGAAACTGCGTGACGACGACCGTGATGGAGGCGGGCCGATGA
- a CDS encoding PhlB family protein: protein MSGSDAAAGDDERVFEAAEYADGTVTYPPHPVGPNGAERVGTVDLREHDATVITWTESTATPPGVRAPNTLAIVEFDLGGSYDGPPVRAIGQVAQNADVAIGDPVAPVHVAELRDPDAGIREPDSQDWDGFRFEPVE from the coding sequence ATGAGCGGGTCGGACGCTGCGGCCGGCGACGACGAGCGCGTCTTCGAGGCGGCGGAGTACGCGGACGGCACGGTGACCTACCCGCCGCATCCGGTCGGCCCGAACGGCGCGGAACGCGTCGGAACGGTCGACCTCCGGGAGCACGACGCGACGGTGATCACTTGGACGGAGTCGACCGCGACCCCGCCGGGCGTGCGCGCGCCCAACACGCTCGCGATCGTCGAGTTCGACCTCGGCGGGTCGTACGACGGCCCGCCGGTCCGGGCGATCGGACAGGTTGCCCAGAACGCCGACGTCGCGATTGGCGACCCGGTGGCGCCGGTCCACGTTGCGGAGCTCCGTGATCCCGACGCCGGGATCCGCGAGCCCGACAGCCAGGACTGGGACGGGTTCCGGTTCGAACCGGTCGAGTAG
- a CDS encoding DUF7547 family protein: protein MTPSDRDRPDRDRPDENDSAADDRLDEPLEDRLAELTDVLAELRSDLESERRTSGVRSGDGSRIPGPGRRPPFRPPNPVELLRLTERYTIPALIALLETTIRSLELLQASLRLADPDGELRSDADRSMPGRRGSDRSRTGGDRLADVRDGAAAGLTRSLSELRRALSESDLPREATSREILEDARELTAEIEGLLADAENRDRAGKPDRAGRRRPSGDRDDRDDRDDEVSGDSAAGAGRDVRSEPVSIDVTEPTQEVGADGEPDDVDTDSGTTDDGTDAPEVDVDAELESIKRRIETDDESETNEEDGDDGEEQNGEDDEKRSDEKRGDADDEPTA, encoded by the coding sequence ATGACTCCCTCCGACCGGGACCGTCCCGACCGCGACCGTCCCGACGAGAACGACTCAGCCGCCGACGACCGCCTCGATGAGCCCCTCGAGGATCGGCTCGCGGAACTGACCGACGTCCTCGCCGAGCTCCGGTCGGACCTCGAATCCGAGCGTCGAACGTCGGGGGTCCGGTCCGGCGACGGCAGTCGGATTCCGGGGCCAGGGAGACGGCCACCGTTCCGGCCGCCGAACCCGGTCGAGCTGTTGCGGCTCACCGAGCGGTACACGATCCCGGCGCTGATCGCGCTGCTCGAGACGACGATCCGGTCACTCGAGTTGCTTCAAGCGTCGCTTCGCCTGGCCGACCCCGACGGCGAGCTGCGTTCGGACGCCGATCGATCGATGCCCGGCCGTCGCGGCAGCGACCGCTCCCGGACCGGAGGCGATCGGCTCGCGGACGTTCGCGACGGCGCGGCCGCCGGACTCACGCGCTCGCTCTCGGAGCTCCGCCGTGCCCTCTCGGAGTCGGACCTCCCGCGGGAGGCGACCTCCCGGGAGATCCTCGAGGACGCGCGCGAACTCACCGCCGAGATCGAGGGCCTGCTGGCGGACGCGGAGAACCGTGATCGGGCCGGCAAGCCGGATCGAGCCGGACGACGTCGACCAAGCGGCGACCGTGACGACCGCGACGACCGCGACGACGAGGTATCGGGCGATTCCGCGGCCGGAGCCGGACGCGACGTCCGGTCGGAACCGGTCTCGATCGACGTCACCGAACCGACGCAGGAGGTGGGCGCGGACGGCGAGCCGGACGACGTCGACACGGATTCCGGCACGACTGACGACGGAACGGATGCGCCCGAGGTAGACGTCGACGCCGAACTCGAGTCGATAAAGCGGCGCATCGAGACCGACGACGAATCGGAAACGAACGAGGAGGACGGCGACGACGGCGAGGAGCAGAACGGCGAGGACGATGAGAAACGGAGCGACGAGAAACGGGGCGATGCGGACGACGAGCCGACCGCGTGA